The nucleotide sequence gtgttagtgtcggtgcaagataggtgcatggtttgcactagacgtaccataggctcagaaatcattttggacgcactcgatggtaccactaggtgatgaggctcaagtggaagctcgtttcggtccatttggagatagtgctaatgttgtcgcaagataggtacacagtttgcgttgaacgtatcataggctcgaaaatcattttggacgcatccaatggaaatccttggtgatgttggtcatgtggaatctcgctctatttacagatagtgctaatcttgacacaagatagctgcacagtttgcgtcaaacgtatcataggctcaaaaatcattttggacgcacccgatggaactcctaggtgatgttggtcatgtggaatctcactccatttggagatagtgctaatcttgaagcaagatagctgcattgtttgtgtcgaacgtgtcataggctcagaaatcgtttggacgcacccaatggaactcctaggtgacatgggtcatgtggagtctcacttctttccgttttgagatagtgttagtgtcggtgcaagataggtgcatggtttgcgctagatgtaccattggttcagaaatcgttttgggcgcactcgatggtaccactaggtgatgaggctcaagtggaagctcgttttggtccgtttgaagatagtgctattgttgtcgcaagataggtgtacagtttgcgtcgaacgtattatAGGCAcgaaaattattttggacgcacttgatggaactcctaggtaacgttagtcatgtggaatcatgctccatttggagaaagtgctaatcttgatgcaagatagctgcacggtttgcatcaaacgtgccattggctcagaaatcgtttggacgcacccaatggaactcctaggtgacatgggtcatgtggaatctcacttctttccgttttgagacaatgttagtgtcggtgcaagtaggtgcatggtttgcgctagacgtgccataggctcataaatcgttttggacgcactcgatggtaccactaggtgatgaggctcaattggaagctcgtttcggtccatttggagatagtgctaatgttgtcacaagataggtgcacagtttgcgtcgaacatatcataggctcaaaaattgttttggacgcacccgatggaactcctaggtgacgttagtcATGTCAAAACTCATtccattggagatagtgctaatcttgatgcaagatagctgcacggtttgcgtcgaaagtgccgtaggctcggaaatcatttggatgcaccagatggaactcctaggtgacttgggtcatgtggaatctgacttctttccgtttggaggcagtgtatgtgtcggtgcaagataggtgcacattttacgccaaacgtaccattggctcataaatcgctttggacgcactcgatggtaccaataggtgatgaggctcaagtggaagctcgtttcggtccgtttggatatagtgctatgttgtcgcaagatacgtgcatagtttgcgtcgaatgtatcataggcacaaaaatcatttttgacacacccgatggaactccaaggtgacgttggtcaagtgAAATATCgctccatttggaggtagtgctaatcttgacgcaagatagctgcacggtttgcgtcgaacgtgccataggttCAGAATTCATTTGGAtgcgcccaatggaactcctaggtgacatgggtcatgtggagtctcacttctttctattttgagatagtgttagtgtcggtgcaagataggtgcatgatttgtgctagatgtaccataggctcagaaatcattttggacacactcgatggtaccactagttgatgaggctcaagtggaagctcatttcggtccatttggagatagtgctaatgttgttgcaagataggtgcacagtttgcatcgaacgtattataggctcaaaaatcattttggacgcacccgatggaactcctaggtgacgttagtcatgtggaatctcgctccatttggagacagtgctaatcttgatgcaagagagctgcacggtttgcatcgaacgtgccatcggctcagaaatcgtttggacgcaaccaatggaactcctatgtgacatgggtcatgtggaatctcacttctttccgtttggagacagtgtaagtgtcagtgcaagataggtgcacattttgtgccaaatgtaccatcggctcataaatcgctttggacgcacccgatggtactcctaggtgatgaggctcaagtgagagctcaccccatttggagatagtgctaatcttgatgcaagatagttgtaggttttgtgtcgaacgtaccataggctcagaaatcattttggacaaacccgatcgcaccctaggtgacgaggctctagtgaaagctcgctccgtttggagatagtgctaatcttgacgcaagattggtgcacggtttgcgtcgaacgtaccataggctcataaatcattttggacgcatcagatggaactcctagatgacgtgggtcaagtggagtctcacttcttttagtttttagacagtgttagtgtcggtgcaagataggtgcatggtttgcgctagacgtaccataggcttagaaatcattttggacacattcgatggttccactaggtgatgatgctcaagtggaagctcgtttcggtctgtttggagatagagctatgttgtcgcaagatatgtgcacaatTTGCGTCGAATATATCATAGGCACAAAAATCATtttcgacacacccgatggaactcctaggtgacgttggtcatgtggaatcttgctccatttggagatagtgctaatcttgatgcaagatagctgcatggtttgcgtcgcacatgccataggctcgaaaatcgtttggacgcacccaatggaactcctaggtgacatgggtcatgtggaatctcacttgtttccgtttggagacagtttaagtgtcagtgcaagattggtgcacattttgcgccaaacgtaccatcggctcataaatcgctttggacacccctgatggtactcctaggtgacgaggctcaagtgaaagctcacaccatttggagatagtgctaatctagacacaagatagttgcacggtttgtgtcgaacgtaccataggctcagaaatcatttttgacaaacccgatcgtaccctaggtgacgaggctcaagtgaaagctcgctccgtttggagatagtgctaatcttgacgcaagataggaacacggtttgcgtggaacgtaccataggctcataaatcattttcgacgcacctgatggaactcctagatgatgtgggtcatgtggagtctcacttcttttagttttgagacagtgttagtgtcggtgcaagataggtgcatggtttgcgctagacgtaccataggctcagtgatgaggacatcattggctcaaatatgaccatgccaaccacttctataccaaaggtgcaaccattctatatgaggcttatcattgatgcatttgatgaattgatgctgcaccatgatgtgtgttcattctcatttttagaattacttacatggatcaagggaaggtttgattgcatatggaaagcatggaaggttaatgaagttgattggggaccaaatccaagtattcctaacgtcctccgctaggccaccatgtcactttggttccaaggacagaaagagtccaagtccaacacgttttggaagttgaattcggactgcaaaatagtcccaaattgcgacggtcaccacaacttcatatggactccgattgggacgttctagcactttttggaaagcttatcaagtctattttccaacggatctggactcatggctatatcttatccgatgcttctgcagtcatcgtttcaacgccgggaccttttctgcctttggtgctgcatcaccctattttgggccgatggtccatgtatcaagttgggtccattagggatgcgtcctagggttggagaacgaccccaatacccccctggtcattcccctaggtattaataaggattagagccgccacaaacagattgggtttttgttttgttgaaagtttagccattgctacttcctagtagacgcgtgtgtcgactagaccatccgttctactcgattcagaaccccaactttgtggtttcagattggttttcatctctatatttgcaattgagttgcttgttctacttgttcttgcttgttcctcgattgcttgcaggaattaccctagtggtttggttgatcgtgctccacaagatcgcgacggctgttggaggtggtgtatcggttgctaaggcgcagcttggaaggctgtagtcgggccgtgaatgtcgtctccacccatcaatcgagttatcccacacctctcatcgaaagatcggggacaaaccctagcgggttcatatcaattggtaatcagagcaaggttgatcggtgagagacttctagttctttgttgtttttaatctcctatagtccagaaaaagccaaaacaaaattagtagattagttctccataatcccaaaaaccctttgtgcttaatactattactgcttagttagggcttattgaattaacgggtgcatcgtcatgttaagttgctggtcttagcgtttagtcgtttagagtttcgagttctagtcacgtttctgtcaccatagcagatttgagtttatttgtttctctcaacgaatccgagtggatttccaaattcttttgttttgtttaccaccattatcctagccacgtccttggaggtttcatccacgtccatatttccatctacaaaaaggaaatccaacaagatcaagatagaatttgattcggagtcctgttttatcctgaaaagaaaagcaccatatttcctttgtcaggagtctgaatagggagtttaaatacaatctggaAACCTTAACTTGTCCTCTTTCCAACGGATCAGAGCTTGCTCCGAAATTCATTCTGAGCGCTTCGCAATTGCCCTGGAGATTTGCGCGTCTGCTGGTTTTGCAAAACAGCCACTTGTTTGACTTTGCTACTGAATCACCCTTCCCAAGGAAACATTTAATTGCTGTAAGTAGCTTGTTAATTCTTGTTGCAAAAATTTCAGTTTTGTGCtagttgaaaaaaaaaacagaaaaaaaagatagaagaaagaaagaaaagaaagaaagaaaagaaagatagaaagaaagaaagaaaagaaagagaaagaagagaAGGGTTTTCTTTTGTTGTTATTCCTATCCTTGTGATCCTTCTTTGCTGCAGCTCAGTGACTTtgtttgtgtccaggctcgcgtctctagcacgtactagcctaggaccagcataaTAACGTCGTTGAGCGTTTGTTCAATTTGCTTGCAACTAACATGGTTCTAGTACTTCCTTTCTTTAGCCCACCTACAGCTCCACATATTCGACTACAGCTTGAGAGGTTTTtgttgctgcggcaccgatacacttcactcCACGGTtatagacttgttggttgccgtcacctcctgtttggcttggtaagaacttgtaagggcttgttttaacaagttgagtttgagagaattacgaccaacacatcctagtagttgataggaggatacatattatttttgtgtttcttgttttctactaatcatggcaagtgatatggagatttttgagctattgaaactagaccctcatattcaggatgtcattcaacacttgccgttatatgatggtaagtttgatcctcaagcttacattgattgggagttaaaagtagacaatgaatttgatgagcatgacctgtccgagaaacaaaagatttgtattgcctcCAATGTTTTGACTGAATTTGCTTTGCTAGAATAGAAACACATTCGTAGGCACAAGAACGTTCTAGAATCTTGGGAAGACTTCAAaattctttttagagatgcattcgttcctgcatattatgttgattatttgcttgcaaaattagacaacttgaagcagggtagtaagactgtgaaacaatactaccataattttaagatttgtatcatgtttggtggattggatgaatgcatggaagatgttatgagtagattcatgagagggctcaattctgaaattcgaaccttgttaattagcaaatcatattgccatattggtcaattgttttgtctggctctcaatgctgaaaaagagattctattatctgtgaatacttaccagaatgatgtgacccataatgtccaaaatttgtccactctgcatgctaatgaagagcaacaaatagtggaacccactactgattttcctttgtcacaaaatgaattactcgctgttccttgtgacaaagaggacttgtgtgctgatgattcttttacttctatgccacaagtagcgaataagtgtgatacttttggtttggaaccatacaaatgtgctgaagataagctttttcatcctattacatgtgcacaagatgaactgaatttgctgtcctctttaaatactttgggttatattgaatttgatattctatgtaatctaaattgtctaaaagagaaacttaaatttgattctggtttgccgagttttaatcattgttcgcttcatgcaattggcaaatatgacagcaaaggagaatatttggtgcataaagtttatatttgctcaaatctgaaatatccttttgggccacaataccatgatcaaattgagggctgcactaacactaatgatgtcttgcaaagttttcctagtttttcccatatgcaacaggataaatatcaagaaggggagcacggtTCACTTTTACGTATAACACATActccaacaaaggtcaaaccgaggacggtttgctgtcaagaaggggagaatgatcaggacatcattggctcaaatatgaccatgccaaccacttctataccaaaggtgcaaccattctatatgaggcttatcactgatgcatttgatgaattgatgctgcaccatgatgtgtgttcattctcatttttagaattacttacatggatcaagggaaggtttgattgcatatggaaagcatggaaggttaatgaagttgattggggaccaaatgatgggacaaggggttgttcctgatcttttggtgagtgtggataaactcgatttggggtggattcgacgttggctgtccgactacaacgaccacaaggttgctgcgccttagcaacaggtacaccggctccgattgtgatgttcttgccgtgccaagaacaccatgaacctgcaagcaaccgagaacaagcaagaacaagatgaacaagcaaataactcacggatttaagccaaaggccgaatctgaatcacaagttggggtcttgaaacaagcaaatcgggtggtctagtcgacacacgcgtttacaaggaagaagcagcagctatcttgcatctaaacaaaacccaacctcattctgatggctgctggctctatttataaggaggagagcacaagggggagtgggaaaccctaatctgggcgtccctcaatgggctgtaggtctgtgcgtcctttggcttgctgcgcacagattcggtagattctgatagtggggttggacccatgtgaaagaggacgacgcgctctttccaacaagtcaaaaaccagcttcattggatctcgtatcaaggagttatggtacttttgatggagtgtttcctgctgtctcgagatgagctgagcgccccattaatgatgattcccacttgttcggctgctccatcctcatcatggggtctaaacatgaggcaatggggtcttgaccaacattcctaagaataagacaatcatcaccatgatttagtagcatccaattctgagacgagtttgtatgaacagcgaggaacgactttacctgataattaagttgttgtgctcgagctcttgtcatcggaccttgttgtgcagcaggtgtggttgtatcaatggaagggatgtcctcatcatcctccccttcttgcatttgagtcgtcctcgactctagttcatcctcttctcccaaatatggtttcaaatctgcaatgttaaaagtggggctaaccccaaaagctgcaggtagctcaagtttgtacgcattatcattaatcctttctaacactttaaaaggaccatcggctctaggcagcaacttagactttcgcaaatcagggaacctatcttttctcaaatggagccaaactagatcaccaggttcaaaaatgacatgtttcttccctttgctaccagctagtttatactttgcgttcatgcactctattttctctttagtggtttcatgcaattttaagatcagttcagcacgttgtttagcatcaaagttcactcgctccgaggtcggaagaggtaacaaatcaataggagcacgtggcacaaacccataaacaatctcaaaagggcttttcttagtggtagaatgctgtgaacgattataagcaaactcaacatgaggcaagcactcttcccacatttttatgttctttttcaaaacagccctaagcaaagtagataatgttctattgacaacctcagtttgtccatcagtttggggatgacaagtagtggaaaataaaagcttagtccctagcttagcccacaaagttctccaaaaatgactaagaaattttgcatcccgatcagaaacaatggtgttaggcacaccgtgcaatcgaacaatctcacgaaagaacaaatcagcaacatgtgtagcatcatcgctcttatgacatggtatgaaatgtgccattttagaaaatctgtccacaacaacaaacacactatccctccccttctttgttctaggcagtcctaaaacaaagtccattgaaatatcttcccacggtgcacttggaacaggaagaggcatgtataaaccatgaggattaaggtgtgacttagctttctggcatgttgtgcagcgagcaacgaacctctccacgtctctcctcatcttgggccaaaagaaatgaccagcaaggatgtcctctgtctttttcacaccaaaatgtcccatgagtcctcctccatgcgcttcctgcaacaataacaaacgcacagagctagctggaatgcatagcttgttagctctaaagacAAACCCGTCGGTAAGGATGAATCTGTTCCATGTTTTCCCCTCTTGGCAATTCAGCAATACATCTTTGAAATCATTGTCATGTGCATATTGTTCCTTAATAGTTTCCAAACCAAAGATTTTAAAGTCAAGTTGTGAAAGCATGGTGtaacgtctagacaaagcatcagcaattatattttccttcccctttttgtgtttgatgacataaggaaaggactcgatgaattcaacccacttggcatgtctacggttcagttttgcttgactacggatgtgtttcaaagattcatgatcagaatgtatgacaaactctttgggccacaaataatgctgccatgtttccaaagtccgaactagagcaagcaattccttatcataagtagaatagttcaaactagggccaCTCAACTTTTCACTGAAATACGCCACAGGTTTCCCCTCTTGTAACAGCACACCACCCaacccaattccactagcatcacattcaagctcaaaggttttgttgaaatcaggaagttggagtaaaggtgcatgagttaacttatctttgagcgtgttgaaagcatcctgttgggttgcagcccaagtgaaggttgcacccttcttggtgagttcatgcagcggggctgcaatggtgctgaagtccttcacaaatcgaCGGTAGAAACTAGcaagtcctagaaaactccgcacttgtgtgaccgtgcAGGGAACAGGCCAGCTGTGTATGGCctcaaccttggcttgatcaacttcgattccctgcggtgtcacaacatatccaagaaaagaaactcgatctgtgcaaaaggtgcacttctcaagattgccaaacaagtgtgcatcccgtagagcattgaaaacggcacgcaaatgatcaagatgttcctctaatgatctactatatatcaagatgtcatcaaagtatacCACCACGAATCTGCCAATAAAAGAGcgtaaaacctcgttcattaatctcatgaaagtgctgggtgcattagtcaatccaaagggcatgacaagccattcatataaaccaaacttagttttaaacgctgttttccattcatctcctagcttcatacgaatctggtggtaaccactacgcaaatcaattttagagaacacaattgagccactcaattcatcaagcatatcatctaaccttggaataggatgacgatatctgattgtgatgttgtttatcgctctacaatcaacacacatgcgccatgatccatccttcttaggaactaaaagcacaggaacggcacaagggctaagagactcacgcacataacctttgttgagcaattcttgtacttgtctctgAATCTCTTTTGTCTCATCCGGGTTGGTCCTATACGGCGCACGATTAGGCAAGGAAGCCCCAGGGATGAGGTCAATCTGGTGTTCAATCCCTcgaattggtggcagccccggtggtacctcctttggaaaaacatcggcatactcctgcaaaagattagtgacagcaggaggcaaagaaatagatgtatcttcgagtgaaaataaagtttctttgcaaaccaaagcatagcaaacagtagtactagcatcaatctcatccaaatcagatttggtggcaaagtaacaagagcctttcagcttgatctcatttttattatgatgaacagatttgctagacttcttcttatgtttctcaagttcattagcgacaatctgattttcactagcaacagcctgattcttaagtttgctagctctagcaagttcatctcttagaatagcctcaggggacatggggtgcaacacaatcttcttgtcattatgcacaaaagagtattgatttgttttaccaaagtgcaaggaatctttatcaaactgccatggtctacctaacaacatagagcatgcttgcataggcacaacatcgcagtcaatggaatcatgataagaaccaatggcaaactctacccttaccaatcgtgttaccttcaccttgccgctgctgttaagccactgaatgtagtaaggctgcgggtgtggttttgtgctcaacaaaagcttcttcaccatttcagcacttgccaagttgttgcagcttcctccatctatgatcacacggcaagagcgttccttgatcacacacttggtttgaaacaaagtgtggcgctgattttgctcagccctctccatttgggcacttagcacccgctgcaccacgaggctctcatagtgctcagcagcttcagccccaatgtgctcttcgtcttgttggaaatcatctccttccgctacattgttagcagcaagcaaagcatatgtttcttcatcaaaatcactagcagaggaataccCACCATCAGCTCGCACAACCATCACACGTGTGCTTGGGCAGTCCTTGCGTATGTGGCCATATCCTTTGCAGCGTAGGCACTGAATATCCCTTGTTCTCCCCGTGGATACCACCGAGGATGAACTCTTGGCAGATGTAGCCGTTGCTCCTCTAGTTGGTTCACTTGGGCATGGTACAGAATTTGTTGTAGAGGAGCGTGGCTTGATGGTCGAGGAAGATTGTGGGGGTGCACGCGTTGACGGTGCAGCAGCATTGGAGGGTGTCCACGGGCTAGCACGACCTGCAGGAATGTTAGCCCTCATGCTagctcgtcgtccctgcacttctcgttcagctttacaagcaaggtgaAATAAACGATTGACAGAATTATATTCCTTATAAGCTAGAATATCCTGAATCTCCCGGTTCAGCCCACCCATAAATCTAGCTATGGCACCATCCTCATTTTCCTCTAGCCTGCAACGAAGCATACCCATTTGTAGCTCttgatagtattcttctacagatttggatccttgcctcaattgttgcaacttatgtaaaagatcacgggaataataagaaggaacaaatctggcccgcatgacccgtttcaaagcatcccaagttggtgtgttatttgggttcttacgatggtattcagaccaccaaacagaggcaaagtcagtaaactcactagttgcagccctaacacgtttgtcctcagggaaatcatggcAAGTAAATTTCTGATCAACAGCTAATTCCCAACTAAGGTACATATCAGGATTATACCTCCCATCAAAAGCAGGTATGGTGAATTTAATCTTGCCAAATGAGTCATCGGTACGTACCTCTTGCCGTGGTCGGCGAGGACCTGTCTCATGGCGGCGGCGATGTTGTTCGATGCGTCGATGACCATTCAGCTCCTCATCAAGCTCAGTGTCCgctgcatattcttcttcatcatgaccagcagcactgcccatggtgttgttgttgttgtgattgcgtcGTTCGAAACCATCACAGCGATTCTGTTCCATCCTCTCCAATCGCTCCAAGACACCTACAAGAGATGTATTAACAGAACCAAGAGTGCCttccaaggaagccaacttggtgttggtctcaatctgagccgtctccaattgaccaaggcgctcattggtgacacgaacatcctcatcaaggtgttcagcatggagcctcactttgcgttcaaagtgttgcagcaaggcttttgatcgaggtgattgtggaggggtcctttcaccttctcctgccatggttagtatgtagcaagggaatcacaagaaaatatgtcctaccaactaactgaattaggtggcaa is from Miscanthus floridulus cultivar M001 unplaced genomic scaffold, ASM1932011v1 fs_131_7_8, whole genome shotgun sequence and encodes:
- the LOC136530442 gene encoding uncharacterized protein; the encoded protein is MAGEGERTPPQSPRSKALLQHFERKVRLHAEHLDEDVRVTNERLGQLETAQIETNTKLASLEGTLGSVNTSLVGVLERLERMEQNRCDGFERRNHNNNNTMGSAAGHDEEEYAADTELDEELNGHRRIEQHRRRHETGPRRPRQEVRTDDSFGKIKFTIPAFDGRYNPDMYLSWELAVDQKFTCHDFPEDKRVRAATSEFTDFASVWWSEYHRKNPNNTPTWDALKRVMRARFVPSYYSRDLLHKLQQLRQGSKSVEEYYQELQMGMLRCRLEENEDGAIARFMGGLNREIQDILAYKEYNSVNRLFHLACKAEREVQGRRASMRANIPAGRASPWTPSNAAAPSTRAPPQSSSTIKPRSSTTNSVPCPSEPTRGATATSAKSSSSVVSTGRTRDIQCLRCKGYGHIRKDCPSTRVMVVRADGGYSSASDFDEETYALLAANNVAEGDDFQQDEEHIGAEAAEHYESLVVQRVLSAQMERAEQNQRHTLFQTKCVIKERSCRVIIDGGSCNNLASAEMVKKLLLSTKPHPQPYYIQWLNSSGKVKVTRLVRVEFAIGSYHDSIDCDVVPMQACSMLLGRPWQFDKDSLHFGKTNQYSFVHNDKKIVLHPMSPEAILRDELARASKLKNQAVASENQIVANELEKHKKKSSKSVHHNKNEIKLKGSCYFATKSDLDEIDASTTVCYALVCKETLFSLEDTSISLPPAVTNLLQEYADVFPKEVPPGLPPIRGIEHQIDLIPGASLPNRAPYRTNPDETKEIQRQVQELLNKGYVRESLSPCAVPVLLVPKKDGSWRMCVDCRAINNITIRYRHPIPRLDDMLDELSGSIVFSKIDLRSGYHQIRMKLGDEWKTAFKTKFGLYEWLVMPFGLTNAPSTFMRLMNEVLRSFIGRFVVVYFDDILIYSRSLEEHLDHLRAVFNALRDAHLFGNLEKCTFCTDRVSFLGYVVTPQGIEVDQAKVEAIHSWPVPCTVTQVRSFLGLASFYRRFVKDFSTIAAPLHELTKKGATFTWAATQQDAFNTLKDKLTHAPLLQLPDFNKTFELECDASGIGLGGVLLQEGKPVAYFSEKLSGPSLNYSTYDKELLALVRTLETWQHYLWPKEFVIHSDHESLKHIRSQAKLNRRHAKWVEFIESFPYVIKHKKGKENIIADALSRRYTMLSQLDFKIFGLETIKEQYAHDNDFKDVLLNCQEGKTWNRFILTDGFVFRANKLCIPASS